Proteins co-encoded in one Fusarium fujikuroi IMI 58289 draft genome, chromosome FFUJ_chr06 genomic window:
- a CDS encoding related to V.vinifera dihydroflavonol 4-reductase encodes MSSKPIVLVTGANGYIAGPVIEAFLKAGYAVRGTVRSRSSADPLVRALSAYEEDLEIVEVPDIVASGAFDSAVKGVHAIAHLAAGVSLSFTDPDPVLEVAIQGTLGVLESAITESSVKSVVLMSSVASIINGSKEAPARFTEADWNDEALAAVKKLGKESPSFLIYAASKVASEKAFWKFRDDRSPSFTMTALNPVFVMGPQPGLESISKIGGTTAFIWQILSGQEIPKPLTPNPGYVDVRDIARVAVFSVDHPDKANGERFLLASGLVPPQAAADVLRKAYPERQDIIKVGTPGQGYFPDYRFPEERVLDASKAVKVTGQSFYHVEQTITDTAKSLEKFL; translated from the exons ATGTCTAGCAAACCAATTGTCCTGGTGACTGGTGCGAATGGCTATATTGCCGGGCCCGTCATCGAAGCTTTTCTAAAGGCCGGCTATGCTGTCCGTGGAACTGTTCGCTCAAGGTCTTCGGCAGACCCCCTGGTCAGGGCTCTGTCTGCATatgaagaagatcttgaaaTTGTCGAAGTCCCAGACATTGTCGCATCAGGAGCCTTCGATTCTGCGGTCAAGG GTGTTCATGCTATCGCAcatcttgctgctggagTGAGTCTCAGCTTTACAGACCCCGACCCCGTCCTTGAAGTCGCTATTCAGGGAACACTGGGTGTTCTCGAGTCTGCCATCACCGAGTCATCCGTTAAATCGGTTGTACTTATGTCCTCTGTTGCCTCTATCATCAACGGCAGCAAAGAAGCACCTGCTAGATTTACAGAAGCAGATTGGAATGATGAAGCTTTGGCAGCTGTCAAGAAACTCGGAAAAGAGTCGCCCAGCTTTTTGATCTATGCTGCGAGCAAGGTGGCAAGTGAGAAAGCCTTTTGGAAGTTCCGCGACGACAGAAGCCCCTCTTTCACCATGACTGCTCTCAATCCAGT TTTTGTCATGGGACCGCAACCAGGCCTTGAGTCCATCTCAAAGATTGGTGGAACAACTGCCTTTATCTGGCAGATACTTTCGGGCCAAGAGATTCCCAAGCCACTGACACCAAATCCTGGCTATGTTGATGTTCGTGATATCGCACGAGTTGCTGTCTTCAGCGTCGACCACCCCGACAAGGCAAACGGGGAGCGTTTCCTGTTGGCTTCAGGACTTGTTCCTCCCCAGGCGGCTGCCGACGTTCTTCGTAAAGCATATCCTGAGAGACAAGACATTATCAAGGTTGGAACTCCTGGGCAGGGATACTTTCCTGACTATAGGTTTCCTGAGGAAAGGGTTCTTGATGCTTCGAAGGCGGTCAAAGTAACAGGACAAAGTTTTTACCATGTCGAGCAGACAATTACTGACACGGCCAAGTCTCTTGAGAAGTTTTTATAG